A single window of Candidatus Glassbacteria bacterium DNA harbors:
- a CDS encoding phenylalanine--tRNA ligase subunit beta: MDVSYNWLKSLIDFEIEPHDLAERLTMSGHAVEEMSRPGEGLEDVVVARVTAVREHPGADRLRLAEVDCGAAEPVVVVCGAPNVAEGGTYPLAPEGAVLAGGFKVEKVKIRGVESRGMLCSERELGLSDEASGLMELPGSLEPGAPLAEALGLDDWRLTLEVTANRGDMWSHLGAAREIQPFCGNKLTLPPSQPEETGPAVDTLTSVTLEDPEGCPRYMARVITGVKVGPSPDWLVRRLESVGQRSINNVVDVSNFILLELGQPLHAFDLDKLGENRIVVRRAGDGERIKTLDGVGRSLDSSMTVIADAGRPVAVAGVIGDLATEVSENTTRILLECAYFDPATNRSTARRLGMFTEASRRFERGVDYGLMPYAVDRAARLIAGVSGGEVAVGVIDIYPEEIAPPSVTLRAGRVERLLGLALTDDEITELLESVDFNVSREQPGEFKVKVPTCRALDVTREADLIEELARLYGYNKIPVPDKMTVSHEGTGRGGHYWENLIRSRLAGMGFREAMTTTFTGSGKVEKIFGAGRFEPIKFLMPMSSDMDVLRPSLLVTLLDCVRHNINNRHRDLMLFEIGNVFAREPGQRDTGETRRLALAVTGRTSPVHWSGEAAEWDFFALKGVMEALFANLRLPLPEMKRGGDRILFEARRAEICMDGNQVGQIGLLDPGLARDLDLEEQDVFLLELDLAPLLGSTEMPSYRESSPYPGIRRDMSILVDLATPAGELMSEISSTSELVRDVTVFDLYEGEHVPEGMRSLALSVVFQSLERTLVDKEADKLFEEIFGRLVARFGIKPR; encoded by the coding sequence ATGGACGTCAGCTATAACTGGCTTAAATCGCTGATCGATTTCGAGATCGAGCCCCACGACCTCGCCGAGCGTCTGACCATGAGCGGCCACGCGGTCGAGGAAATGAGCCGTCCCGGCGAGGGTCTGGAGGACGTGGTAGTGGCGCGGGTAACCGCCGTGCGCGAGCACCCCGGCGCCGACCGTCTCCGCCTGGCCGAGGTGGACTGCGGCGCCGCTGAACCGGTGGTGGTAGTCTGCGGGGCGCCCAACGTGGCCGAGGGCGGAACCTATCCGCTGGCGCCTGAGGGAGCTGTGCTGGCTGGCGGGTTCAAGGTCGAAAAGGTAAAAATCCGCGGAGTGGAAAGCCGCGGGATGCTCTGCAGTGAACGGGAACTGGGGCTCAGCGACGAGGCCTCGGGCCTGATGGAGTTGCCCGGCTCGCTCGAACCGGGCGCGCCCCTGGCCGAGGCGCTTGGTCTCGACGACTGGCGGCTGACTCTCGAGGTCACCGCCAACCGCGGGGACATGTGGAGCCACCTCGGCGCGGCCCGCGAAATCCAGCCCTTCTGCGGTAACAAACTCACTCTGCCGCCCTCACAACCTGAGGAAACCGGCCCGGCGGTCGACACCCTGACCTCGGTCACCCTGGAAGACCCGGAAGGCTGCCCGCGCTATATGGCCCGGGTGATCACCGGCGTCAAAGTGGGGCCCTCGCCCGACTGGCTGGTACGCCGGCTGGAGTCTGTCGGCCAGCGCAGTATCAATAATGTGGTCGATGTCTCCAACTTCATCCTGCTCGAATTGGGCCAGCCTCTTCACGCGTTCGACCTGGACAAACTCGGCGAAAACCGGATTGTGGTCCGCCGGGCGGGCGACGGGGAACGGATCAAGACCCTTGACGGTGTCGGCCGCTCCCTGGACTCGTCGATGACCGTGATCGCCGATGCAGGCAGGCCGGTGGCGGTGGCCGGGGTGATAGGTGATCTGGCGACCGAGGTCAGCGAAAACACGACGCGGATCCTGCTGGAATGCGCTTATTTCGACCCGGCGACCAACCGAAGTACCGCGCGCAGGCTGGGGATGTTCACCGAGGCCAGCCGCCGTTTCGAGCGGGGAGTGGACTACGGCCTGATGCCCTACGCTGTCGACCGCGCGGCCAGGCTGATCGCCGGGGTTTCGGGTGGCGAGGTGGCTGTCGGTGTTATCGATATTTATCCCGAGGAGATCGCCCCGCCCTCCGTAACTCTTCGCGCCGGGCGTGTGGAGCGGCTTCTGGGTCTGGCGCTGACGGACGACGAGATAACGGAACTGCTGGAATCGGTGGATTTCAATGTCTCCAGGGAACAGCCTGGCGAATTTAAGGTGAAAGTGCCCACCTGCCGCGCACTGGACGTGACCCGCGAGGCCGACCTGATCGAGGAGCTGGCCCGTCTCTACGGGTACAATAAAATCCCGGTTCCCGATAAAATGACGGTCAGCCACGAGGGCACGGGCCGCGGCGGTCACTACTGGGAAAACCTGATCCGTTCCCGTCTGGCCGGCATGGGTTTCCGCGAGGCGATGACCACCACGTTCACCGGCTCCGGGAAAGTGGAGAAAATTTTCGGCGCGGGCCGGTTCGAGCCGATTAAATTCCTCATGCCCATGTCCAGCGATATGGACGTGCTGAGGCCCAGCCTGCTGGTAACCCTGCTCGACTGCGTGCGGCACAACATCAATAACCGTCACCGCGACCTGATGCTCTTCGAAATCGGCAACGTGTTCGCCCGCGAGCCTGGTCAGCGGGATACCGGCGAAACCCGACGGCTTGCCCTGGCTGTTACCGGCCGTACCAGTCCAGTGCACTGGAGCGGCGAAGCTGCCGAATGGGATTTTTTCGCGCTCAAGGGAGTGATGGAAGCCCTGTTCGCCAACCTCAGGCTCCCGTTGCCGGAAATGAAGCGCGGCGGTGACAGAATTCTGTTCGAGGCCCGGCGCGCGGAGATCTGCATGGACGGGAACCAGGTCGGCCAGATCGGCCTGCTCGATCCCGGCCTGGCCCGTGATCTGGACCTGGAGGAACAGGACGTTTTCCTGCTGGAACTCGATCTGGCTCCGCTGCTTGGTTCCACAGAAATGCCGTCCTACAGGGAAAGTTCTCCTTATCCTGGCATCCGCCGGGACATGTCTATCCTGGTCGATCTCGCGACTCCGGCCGGTGAGTTGATGAGCGAAATAAGCTCGACCAGCGAACTGGTGCGCGATGTGACCGTGTTCGATCTTTACGAGGGAGAACACGTGCCCGAGGGTATGCGCAGCCTCGCCTTATCGGTGGTGTTCCAGAGCCTGGAGCGGACGCTGGTCGATAAGGAGGCCGACAAGCTGTTCGAGGAGATTTTCGGCAGGCTGGTCGCCAGGTTCGGCATCAAGCCCCGCTGA
- a CDS encoding cell division protein ZapA encodes MVDDKSTSMRVTIFGETYNIKSQADQEYTVSVAEHVDRTMKLIKGQVGMQDPLKIAILASMSITDDLFQTRDKVEKQDLEIENRCNSLLNLVEAYLDEQTEQEPVKS; translated from the coding sequence ATGGTAGATGATAAATCCACTTCGATGAGAGTGACTATCTTCGGAGAGACCTACAATATTAAAAGCCAGGCTGACCAGGAATATACGGTCAGCGTGGCTGAGCATGTCGACCGGACTATGAAACTGATCAAGGGCCAGGTCGGGATGCAGGACCCTCTGAAGATAGCGATCCTAGCGTCTATGTCGATAACCGATGATCTGTTCCAGACACGGGATAAAGTAGAGAAGCAGGATCTTGAAATTGAAAACAGGTGTAACTCTTTACTCAATCTGGTAGAAGCCTATCTGGATGAACAGACAGAGCAGGAGCCGGTAAAAAGTTAG
- the rny gene encoding ribonuclease Y: MSILLPMVGMLVSAVVVFLLGFWVSKRLARSKQQDTESLTRKMLADAEKEAENTKKSAEIESKEKYYQARLDFEQKTEGKRKELENIQRQIQEREVNLDKKLDIVDKKEAEAARLSEEISIRERVVRSKDEKLTQLITEQNSRLERIAGLSAEQAKQELIENLKEEARIEAAQYIKDIKDKASRDAEKEAKQIITLAIQRCAADHVVESTVSVVNLPSDEMKGRIIGREGRNIRSFEMATGIDVIIDDTPEAVILSGFSPIRREVARLAMERLIADGRIHPGRIEDVIEKCRKEVEEKIQAAGEEACYETGVHGMHTELVSLLGRLKFRTSYGQNNLQHAKEVAVLCGLMAAELGLDVDQAKRAGLMHDIGKAVDHETEGTHTEIGLELGRKYGEPEAVLDAIASHHNDSEPQTLISVLVQAADALSGARPGARRETLETYIKRLEKLEELADGFKGVQKAYAIQAGREIRVMVCPEEVDDKYSDVLAGEIARRIEKELEYPGQIKVLVIRETRSVDFAK; encoded by the coding sequence CTGTCAATTTTATTGCCGATGGTCGGGATGCTGGTATCGGCAGTGGTCGTTTTCCTGCTGGGATTCTGGGTCAGCAAGCGCCTGGCCCGCAGCAAGCAGCAGGACACCGAGTCCCTGACCAGGAAGATGCTGGCCGATGCCGAAAAAGAGGCGGAAAATACCAAGAAGTCCGCCGAGATCGAAAGCAAGGAAAAATACTATCAGGCCCGGCTGGATTTCGAGCAGAAAACAGAGGGAAAGCGCAAGGAACTCGAGAATATCCAGCGCCAGATCCAGGAGCGGGAAGTAAACCTGGACAAGAAACTGGACATTGTCGATAAGAAAGAGGCTGAAGCCGCCAGGCTCAGCGAGGAAATCAGCATCCGCGAGCGCGTGGTGCGCAGCAAGGATGAAAAGCTGACCCAGCTGATCACCGAGCAGAACTCCCGACTGGAGCGGATCGCAGGCCTCAGCGCGGAGCAGGCCAAGCAGGAGCTGATCGAAAACCTCAAGGAAGAAGCCCGGATCGAGGCCGCCCAGTACATCAAGGACATCAAGGACAAAGCCTCCCGCGACGCCGAAAAAGAGGCCAAGCAGATTATCACCCTGGCGATCCAGCGCTGCGCCGCGGACCACGTGGTCGAATCCACGGTCAGCGTAGTCAATCTGCCGTCCGATGAGATGAAGGGCCGGATTATCGGCCGCGAGGGCCGCAATATCCGCTCCTTCGAGATGGCCACCGGGATCGATGTCATTATCGACGATACGCCCGAAGCGGTTATTCTTTCCGGCTTCAGCCCGATCCGCCGCGAGGTGGCGCGCCTGGCCATGGAGCGCCTGATCGCCGATGGCCGGATCCACCCGGGCCGGATCGAGGACGTGATCGAGAAATGCCGCAAGGAGGTCGAGGAAAAAATCCAGGCCGCCGGTGAGGAAGCCTGCTACGAAACCGGTGTCCACGGGATGCACACCGAACTGGTCTCCCTGCTGGGACGGCTCAAGTTCCGCACCAGCTACGGCCAGAACAACCTTCAGCACGCCAAGGAAGTGGCTGTGCTCTGCGGGCTGATGGCCGCCGAACTGGGGCTGGACGTGGATCAGGCCAAGCGCGCCGGTCTGATGCACGATATCGGCAAGGCGGTGGACCACGAGACCGAGGGCACTCATACGGAGATCGGTCTGGAGCTGGGCCGCAAGTACGGCGAGCCGGAGGCTGTGCTGGACGCGATCGCCAGCCACCACAACGACTCCGAGCCGCAGACCCTGATCAGCGTGCTGGTCCAGGCCGCGGATGCTCTTTCCGGGGCCCGTCCCGGCGCGCGCCGCGAAACCCTGGAAACCTATATCAAGCGTCTCGAAAAGCTCGAGGAGCTGGCCGACGGGTTCAAGGGCGTGCAAAAAGCCTATGCGATCCAGGCCGGCCGCGAGATCCGCGTAATGGTTTGTCCCGAGGAAGTGGACGACAAGTACAGCGACGTGCTGGCCGGTGAAATCGCCCGCCGGATCGAAAAAGAGCTCGAGTACCCCGGCCAGATCAAGGTGCTGGTGATCAGGGAAACAAGGTCAGTGGATTTCGCCAAGTAA
- a CDS encoding TIGR00282 family metallophosphoesterase — protein MRILFIADVFGGPGRKVVGALLPDLLDEKQVDFCILNAENAAGGFGLTPELAEEFYEFGIDLITTGNHIWDRKEIYPFLENRRDILRPLNYPPSNPGRGAGLYHLDDGRTVGVINLEGRVFMRDLDCPFRTALPAIDKLKEETSIVIVDFHAEATAEKVALGWYLDGKVSAVIGTHTHIQTADERVLPGGTGYITDAGMSGSIDGVIGVKKELAIKRFLTQTPNRFQPADSNLVMMGVLLTVDETAGDTDEIERFQIPIGE, from the coding sequence TTGCGTATTCTATTTATCGCCGACGTCTTTGGTGGCCCCGGCCGCAAAGTTGTCGGCGCTTTATTGCCCGATCTGCTGGATGAAAAACAGGTCGATTTCTGCATTCTGAACGCTGAGAACGCCGCCGGCGGGTTCGGGCTTACCCCGGAACTGGCCGAGGAGTTCTACGAGTTCGGCATCGACCTGATCACCACCGGCAACCATATCTGGGACCGTAAGGAAATCTACCCTTTCCTGGAAAACCGGCGGGACATCCTGCGTCCCCTCAACTATCCCCCCAGCAATCCCGGCCGCGGAGCCGGCCTGTACCATCTCGATGACGGCCGAACGGTGGGCGTCATCAACCTCGAGGGCCGCGTGTTCATGCGTGATCTCGACTGCCCGTTCAGAACCGCGCTGCCCGCGATCGATAAGCTCAAGGAAGAGACCTCGATCGTGATTGTCGATTTCCACGCCGAGGCTACGGCGGAAAAAGTGGCCCTGGGCTGGTATCTCGACGGCAAGGTGAGCGCCGTGATCGGCACCCATACCCATATCCAGACAGCCGATGAGCGAGTACTGCCCGGCGGAACCGGTTATATCACCGATGCGGGGATGAGCGGCTCAATCGACGGGGTGATCGGGGTCAAAAAGGAGCTGGCGATCAAGCGTTTCCTGACCCAGACTCCCAATCGCTTCCAGCCCGCCGACAGCAACCTGGTGATGATGGGCGTGCTGCTTACGGTCGATGAGACCGCCGGCGACACCGATGAGATCGAGCGGTTCCAGATCCCCATCGGCGAGTAA
- the folD gene encoding bifunctional methylenetetrahydrofolate dehydrogenase/methenyltetrahydrofolate cyclohydrolase FolD: MTARLIDGKAIAESIKGELRGRVEALAAGGVQPGLATVLVGDDPASRVYVGMKQKMCAELGILSVPHPLPESTSREELLKLVDKLNNDDKIHGILVQLPLPGQIDEKTVIEAISPAKDVDGFHPVSLGRLVIGMDGFRPCTPAGIQELLVRSGVDLAGKEVVIVGRSNIVGKPLANILIQKADGANATVTVAHSRTRDLPAVIRRADVLVAAMGKAEFIRADWVKPGAVVIDVGTNRVDDPGKKRGYRLTGDVKFDEVREVASLITPVPGGVGPMTIIMLMTNTVISAERRAGA, from the coding sequence ATGACTGCCAGGCTTATCGATGGCAAAGCGATTGCGGAGTCTATCAAGGGGGAACTCAGGGGCAGGGTCGAGGCGCTGGCCGCCGGGGGCGTGCAGCCCGGACTGGCCACCGTCCTGGTGGGCGATGATCCGGCCAGCCGGGTCTACGTGGGCATGAAACAGAAAATGTGCGCCGAGCTGGGCATCCTCTCCGTACCCCACCCCCTGCCGGAGTCCACCAGCCGGGAAGAATTGCTGAAACTGGTCGACAAGTTGAATAACGATGACAAGATCCACGGAATTCTGGTCCAGTTGCCCCTGCCCGGACAGATCGACGAAAAGACCGTGATCGAGGCGATCAGCCCCGCAAAGGACGTGGACGGTTTCCATCCGGTCAGCCTGGGCCGGCTGGTGATCGGCATGGACGGTTTCCGGCCCTGCACTCCGGCCGGGATCCAGGAACTGCTGGTGCGCAGCGGGGTCGATCTGGCGGGCAAGGAAGTGGTGATTGTCGGCCGCAGCAACATTGTCGGCAAGCCCCTGGCCAATATCCTGATCCAGAAGGCCGATGGGGCCAACGCCACGGTCACTGTGGCCCATAGCCGCACCAGGGACCTGCCCGCTGTAATCCGCCGGGCCGATGTGCTGGTGGCGGCGATGGGTAAGGCCGAGTTCATCCGGGCCGATTGGGTCAAGCCCGGCGCGGTGGTTATCGACGTGGGCACCAACCGGGTTGACGATCCCGGCAAAAAACGCGGCTACCGTCTTACCGGCGACGTCAAGTTCGACGAGGTCAGGGAGGTCGCCTCGCTGATCACCCCCGTCCCCGGCGGCGTGGGCCCGATGACGATTATCATGCTGATGACCAACACGGTGATTTCCGCCGAGCGCAGGGCCGGCGCCTGA
- the xseA gene encoding exodeoxyribonuclease VII large subunit translates to MEYRVYTVSGLTADVKYLIESNFPPVWVEGEISNFTHHRSGHMYFSLKDEQSTLRCVFFKQNNFRLAFEPESGMKVLAFGELSVYEPSGQYQLKVVRLKPFGIGELQLAFEHLKERLAAEGIFDPERKRPLPGFPATVGVVTSATGAAVRDIISVISRRCPPVRIVLCPVRVQGDGAAEEIARGIEAFGRWGEADVLIVGRGGGSTEDLWAFNEEIVARAIYDSPVPVISAVGHETDFTIADFVADMRAPTPSAAAEFAVPAAAELTAGISSLAGRMTRVIRDEFERAWQRVDGYERGMSPRRLAQRLANQRNRVQALVRMMAACQHANLSANAARWNGIRRELSALNPAAVLQRGFAVVRNESGELLRNTGRVRLGELLELILAGGKLGCRVERIDSDSAQLATDGRLPDQFIHARHRRPVRGRSK, encoded by the coding sequence CTGGAATACCGGGTTTACACGGTCAGCGGACTGACCGCCGATGTCAAGTACCTGATCGAAAGCAATTTCCCGCCGGTGTGGGTCGAGGGCGAGATCAGCAATTTCACCCATCACCGCTCCGGGCACATGTATTTCTCGCTCAAGGACGAGCAGTCCACCCTGCGCTGCGTCTTTTTCAAGCAGAACAACTTCCGCCTCGCCTTCGAGCCGGAAAGCGGGATGAAGGTGCTGGCGTTCGGCGAGTTGAGTGTCTACGAGCCCAGCGGGCAGTACCAGCTCAAAGTGGTCAGGCTTAAGCCGTTTGGTATCGGCGAGCTGCAGCTCGCCTTCGAGCATCTCAAGGAGCGGCTGGCCGCCGAGGGCATCTTCGACCCCGAGCGCAAGCGCCCGTTGCCCGGTTTCCCGGCTACCGTCGGCGTGGTAACCTCGGCCACCGGCGCGGCGGTACGGGATATTATTTCGGTTATTTCCCGCCGCTGCCCGCCCGTGCGGATCGTACTCTGCCCGGTCAGGGTACAGGGCGATGGCGCGGCGGAGGAAATCGCCCGCGGGATCGAGGCGTTCGGCCGCTGGGGTGAGGCCGATGTGCTGATTGTCGGCCGCGGCGGCGGCTCGACCGAGGACCTGTGGGCGTTCAACGAGGAGATTGTCGCCCGGGCGATTTACGATTCGCCGGTGCCGGTAATCAGCGCGGTGGGCCATGAGACCGACTTCACGATCGCCGACTTTGTCGCAGACATGCGCGCACCAACTCCCAGCGCGGCTGCCGAGTTCGCCGTCCCCGCCGCCGCCGAGCTGACCGCGGGAATCAGCAGCCTGGCCGGACGGATGACCCGGGTGATCCGTGATGAGTTCGAGCGCGCCTGGCAGCGGGTGGACGGATATGAAAGGGGAATGTCGCCGCGGCGGCTGGCGCAGAGGCTGGCGAATCAGCGCAACCGAGTGCAGGCACTGGTCAGGATGATGGCGGCCTGCCAGCACGCCAACCTGTCCGCCAACGCGGCGCGCTGGAACGGTATCCGCCGGGAACTCTCGGCGCTGAACCCGGCGGCCGTGCTGCAGCGGGGATTCGCTGTCGTCCGAAACGAGAGCGGCGAGCTCCTGCGCAACACCGGCAGGGTGAGGCTCGGAGAGTTGCTGGAACTGATACTCGCCGGCGGCAAGCTGGGCTGCCGGGTGGAAAGGATAGATTCAGACAGCGCGCAGCTGGCGACCGACGGCCGGTTGCCCGATCAATTCATTCACGCCCGGCACAGGCGGCCGGTGCGGGGGCGCAGCAAATGA
- the xseB gene encoding exodeoxyribonuclease VII small subunit has translation MSPKKKQQDFEQLYARLEEIVSSLEDEQLPLESSIELFTEGVELALEARERLEGGEQKVRQLIEKLEGGFELEDFQPDAE, from the coding sequence ATGAGTCCAAAAAAGAAGCAGCAGGATTTCGAGCAGCTCTATGCCCGGCTGGAAGAGATTGTCTCCAGCCTCGAAGACGAGCAGCTGCCGCTGGAGAGTTCGATCGAGCTGTTTACCGAGGGCGTGGAGCTGGCGCTCGAGGCACGGGAGCGGCTCGAGGGCGGTGAACAGAAAGTCCGCCAGTTGATCGAAAAGCTGGAGGGCGGGTTCGAACTGGAAGATTTTCAGCCGGATGCGGAGTAA